aaataacgaaaacaaaggaaacaaataaacaaggaaacaaaaataaacttgTTCAGCAAGCTTggtcaactctgctctggcaaagccaaGGTTCCTCtatcgggacgattcctctggcgggaggattcctctaGCGGGATGATTCATCTGCTCGGGACGAgacgacttcgctgctctggaattcgattccgctggcgagcttgattccgctggcgaacTTGATTCCACTGGCGAgcttgattccgctggcgagcttgatttctctgctagcCCTGttctggcgcgagcttggctttgttcgggctgcatcaactttgtacaaaccttaggttcagataaaagaactagccaaacatcataaaataaaataaaagcataataaagaagaaagcaataataaaaactgaattatataaaaactgaatgaaaaatcttgaatcttcaatctatatagaaatccaatccaagctgtaaaaaactgaaaaacaataataatctaaagctatgaaactgagaaaaatAAAAGCTGGGAACCCCAGATAGGTcaaaaagaggacctatttaaagtgtcagggtaaaatacagtgtttggaacccagaagaactctaaaaatcagaaaaaattgcAAACCCGccaaattcggcggtcgccgagttgACCGCCGTTTTTGTGCTGAAAAATGACCAAATTCGGCGCCCGCCGAATTTAAAACTCGCAGTGCAAAACTGAAACAGAGATTTCGGCGACCAAATCGGCGCCCGCCGTTTTGGTCgccgaatttcttcttcaaaatgcccATTTTCGGCGGTCAAAGTCGTTGACCGCCGagttttgactgctgcgcgcgatgtttttgtttcagccataactttctcgtccgaactccgatttgcaatccgtttgcgctcacgaactcgtattgagacgatctacaactttaATTTCAGCACAGTTTTCCAAATTCAGACTCAATAAACCTGTAATTTCCtacaaagttcgagtaagaatcatgttttacatgataaagcaatttaagcacaaaacaatcatctaacactcaatttcctataaaattaacatcatatgaacactaaaaaccatggaaacatgagtgttatcaactcccccaaacttaagccattgttcatcctcgaataatgagaagaacacaatcaataacacgaatgggtaagaaatctagctcatcgatgcctccgaaagataaagaatgatTGAATTATCAAATcttcaataattaagcacaaaattcaccaataaacacaacctatagcaaaatcaaccttgacattccaaacaattgaatctcacaaggtatgtgtatcactcaactctcaatttgatggaatatataggacgtgtatgctctcatcgaattcaatgcaatgcagatcacttaccataggcttgctaatcttctacaatctccatcactaaaagtgtgccaggactaagatcaaaaaggtctttttctttgggttataatgtagggacattggttaaggtagggaaatataggctaagtgactcaaaataattaagtaccaaccttataacttcacaaatcaagtatgaaataaattccatcttccgaCTCCGACTCCTCCAACTTCTCCTTTCCTTTGCCCACAGCAGGGCTTTGGCCTTCGGCCGCCGAAACTTCTCTTTTCTCTGGATTGGTGAATTTGGGCACACCCTTCTCCATTCTCACATCCCTCATTTGAATCAAAGCCTCCACATTGAGCTTCTCTGCCTCGATCCTGGTGTTTCCTTCCTCGATCTCGATCTCATTCAGTTGAGCAAATGCGGTGGTGAACTAGATGCACAAGAGCCTTTGATTGGGTTTGCTGATGATGGATTCTATGTGCTCAATCAGGAAGGCCCCGAAGTTGAACTTCACATTGTTGTTCATTGCCAAAATAATGCAGAGATCCTTTTTAGACATAGCATTCCGGCTGTCCAGCTTCCCGAAGAGAGAGTAGGAGAGGATGCGGTGGCACATCCTAAGGGCAGAATCACGGATTCTGTGCCCCTTGACCTTTTGTGTCTTGAACAGACCTCCATCCCCAATGTCTGCCCACATGACATCCCATTTCTGGGCGTCAAAGGTTGGGACTCCTCTTTTGGCTTCCTTGTACTCATTTTTCTGCAGATCCTTCAACTTCACCATTCCCAAATTCAGCTCGTTCACGGACATGTCTCTTGTTTCCCCCTTCATGGAGAAGCTCATGCGCCCAGAGGGCCACAAGTGGGGTTGATGTCCACCTGGACCGAATTGAAAACCTCTCTTACCACTTCCTCATACGCGTGGCTCGGCCATTCCAAAAATGTCTCCCATCCTATGTTGGCAAAATACTCCTTAATCTTCCCCACTACGCCCAATTGCTCTAGTGAGTCCATATCCGGGATCTTGGGCACAACAATCCCCTTCTTCTTCGATAGCTCAGTTGTCTTCTTCCTGCTTCTCGAGGCGGAGGCCGGCTCCCCTTTGATCATCCGAATTGGGGTTGGGTTCAGAGCTCTGTTTCTTCTCTTGGCTGGTGTCTCCTTTGCATCCTCGCCGGATTCCCCTTGCTCCTCTTGCAGCACTGAACCCGAAGGTTCATTTTTCTCAGTCGACGAGCCTTCGGCCGGCGTGGCCGATTTCTTTCTCTTTGAGGCAGAGGGCGGTTGTTTCTTCTTCGCAGGCTCCTCTTCACTCTTCTTCGCCATTTCCGATGCGGGCTTGCCCTCTTCTATGATTGCATGAGGTTCACTGGTGCCAAGGGTTGGTACGTCAATCTCCACCGTGAGTTGGTCGATGACGTTCTCGTCTACCGGCGAGGGGCTCTCGGCTTGCGGCAGGGTTTTGGATGATGGAGGTGGTGTGGTTTCCATTGGAATGGACTTCGGACGTGAGGTTTTTCTTGGTGGATTTGGTTTGGATGGTGTGGGGTTTTCTCCGGTGAGGTCGAGTTTTGTGCCTTGGGGTATTCATCTGAGTTTATTCTTCGGCCGTGTGGAGACCATGGTGGTGCGGTGGTGGTTTTTGTATGAGAAGGGTCTGAGAAAATGGGGTGGTGATTATGGGAAGTTGGATGGTTGAGGGTAGTGACGTCATGGGTAGAGGTTTAGGGTTTTTGACGGATAGGGCTGACAACTGTCACATGATGTGACGTGCGTCAGACAGTTTCGACCAGTGTTTTGCCCGAGAACCCTGCTTGCATTTGGATCGAACGTCCCAACCCTGGATTGCTTCTGCCCAAAACTCCTTCTCCTGGTACCTGcacataaaatttcaaattcccGCGAAGGCGGGAAACTCAATCCTACCCGCAGCTGTGGGCAAAATCTAGTTCCTAggaaaaacaaggaaagaaaTAAACTTACGAAAAACAAAACATGAAAAACTGAAACACCAGGTTACCTCGTGGCCAGTGCTCTATTTATCGTCCTGAGCATGACGTATTACCCCAAAGTTATCCGAGTGATTTGTTTCTGGGGATGGATCCAGCTCCTCCCCAATCCTTGGTTCATGCCCATAATAGGCCTTCAATCTTTGCCCATTCAACTTGAATACTTTCCCTGACTTTGGATTCTTGACTTCGACGACTCCATTTAGGAATTGGGCTTGTACTTCAAACGGCCCAGTCCATTTTGTACTCAGCTTTCCTGAGGCAAATTTGAACCGAGTTTGGTACAAAAGGACCTTTTGCCCATAGATGAACTGCTTGTTCGTGATCATGGCGTCGTGACTTTTATTCATTCTTTCTTTGTAGAGAACTGCATTGTCATACGCCTCTCTTCTGATTTCCTCCAACTCTTGAATCTCAAGTTTTCTTGATTGCCCCGCCTCATTCCAGTCATAGTTCACCTTATTGACTGCCCAAAAGGCCTTGTGCTCCAGCTCTACCGGTAAATGACACATTTTGCAATAAACCATTCTGTATGGTGACATCCCAAACGGGGTCTTGTATGCAGTTTgatatgcccataaggcatctTCTAACTTTAAACTCCAATCTTTCCTTGTTGGACCAACGGTTTTTCGCAGGATTATTTTGATGATGCGATTTGACAGTTCTGCCTGaccattggcttgtgggtggtaGGCTGTTGAGACCCGATGCTGAACTCCATATTTTTTGATCAAGTTTTTTGACCGAGAAATTGCAAAAGTGGGATCCCTGGTCGCTGATGATTGTTCTGGGCACACCAAACCTGCAAATAACATTAGTTTTCAAAAAATTCACCACTATCTTTGAGTCGTTTGTCGGAGAGGCCTTTGCCTCGACCCATTTGGAGACATAATCCACCAGAAGCAGGATGTACAAGTTCCCTCTCGAACTGGGCAGGGGTCCCATGAAATCCATGCCCCATATGTCGAATATTTCCATGGGCATGATCAAAACCATTGTAATTTCATTCCTTCTGGTTATGTTTCCTTCTCTTTGGCACTGAGGGCAGTTCTTGCAAAGCCATGTAACTGTCTTTGAAAATGGTTGGCCAGTAAAACCCGCATTCCAGAACCTTGGCCACAGTCCTCTTATGCCCAAAATGGCCTCCACATTCTTTTGAATGGCAAAATTCCAGAATACTTCCCTGTTCTTCTTGTGGAATGCATCTCCTTAACATTTGATTCCCGCATTGCTTCCATAAGTACGGTTCATCCCAAATATATTCCCTGCTTTCCTtggtcaatttcttcttctgggcATAAGTGTACCCTGGAGGTATATATCCAGAACACAAGTAATTACACAGGTCTGCGTACCAACGATATTCCCTCCTTCCTTGGGCATAGAACAACTGCTCATCGGGAAACATCTCTTTAATTGGTTCCCCTTCCTTCTTTCTCACAATTCTGCTCAAATGGTCGGCCACTTGATTTTGTGCCCCAGCTTTGTCCTTGATTTCCACATCGAATTCTTGCAAGAACAAAACCCATCGGATCAATCTTGGTTTGGACTCCTTTTTGGCCAAAAGGTACTTCAGAGCAGCATGATCGGTGTCGACCGTAGTTTTTCCTCCAAGCAAGTAGGACCTGAATTTTTCAAAAGCAAACACTACTGCCAACATTTCTTTCTCTGTGGTGGAATAACTGATCTGAGCCCCGTTGAGGGTTTTGGAGGCATAGTAGATGACATGACTTTCCTTTCCCCGCTTTTGCCCAAGAACTGCTCCGATGGCATATCCGCTGGCGTCAcatgactcaacctagaacacctctagtttgacttgcaatagaacaaggacatcctagtgatgttaagttgacccagtgtcatctctcaaagaaagtctttaagggcttttagtagtatcgtaggaaaaagcaataaaagaaagcagtaaagagtttgattattaaactaaaacttggaattaaaaacttaattaaaaaccgaacttaaaattaactaggcgaattgaactattaaaccctaggcaagattttaaagaacttaaattaaacctacttatgaaattaaatacttgtaaattaaaaaccaactaatctaggcgtcaactaaagtgcataatttaaattgcataattaaaaagaaagcataaacataaacgaaaagcataaacatgattaaacagaaataaattgaatttaaatacgaagtaccgtaaaatccttgaacgtgtaattgtgtcactcaatcacaatccaagaaactaaacaaaccgaaatcgaaaactaactagaacaatgaaaactcgaaactatgaaagcactaagaaagcaagtaaatcctaagtttcggatgccaacagatctcaaagatggcgtctaaaactagggcaaaagtattattgttacaatgaaaagtatggccctatttatagacttcgaatccctctagatcaccatggaagttgccatgcaaagtagaattataaaggcaatagaatcgtgcaagataaggcaactctccagctgtgacgcgcgctctggaaacactcctactctggccgaattcgcagctctcgctagaggaacggatgtcgtcagagaaatggcttccgTTAGAGAAAAGGCTTCCGCTCTGacgcatttctctgctctggcatttcttctctgctctggcattcctctgctctggtattcgactcctctggctattggtttcctctggcgcttatgattcctctggcgcttatgattcctctggcgagacttCGCTTCTCTGGCGTtccgcggatttctctgctctgcagcgacagagcgcatttctctgctctgacttggttccgctgctctggattggttccgctgctctggctctggagcatttctctggcttcccatttcgctgctctggcatgcggggcttcgcttctctgacatgccagagtatgcacaaaaacgtaattcttagcccaaacttctccaacatttgcactcttcatctcgaaatcctaaatctcctgcaaagcataaaatacaccataaaacgcaccaatttccataagatttaacttaaaatatgcacatgcaagcccctaaaattagaacaattaggcataaatcatcACATTACCTTAAAACGCATCCCCCAGTCTGTAGGTTGTATTATGGGAGCGGAGATCAGATTGTTCTTCAAAATGTGAAAAGCCTATTTGCAGTCTTCATCAAAATTCCACTCCACTTCATCCTGGAGCAGCCTTGTCATTGGTTGAGCAATTTTGGCAAAGTCCTTGACGAATCTTCTGTAAAAACCAGCGTGCCCAAGGAAACCCCGCAATTATTTGATGTTTGTTAGGTAGGGAAGCTCTGCTATAATTTCAATCTTGGCTTTGTCCACTTCTATCCCTCTGCCTGAAATCACGTGTCCTAACACAATCCCTTCTTTGACCTTGAAGTGGCATTTCTCATAGTTCAAAACCAAACTTTTGTCGACGCACCTTTGCAGTACTTTCTCCAGATTAGCGAGGCATGAATCGAAGGTTTCCCCATAGACagtgaaatcatccatgaatacctcGATGCAGTTTTTGAGGAGGTCcgagaatatgctcatcatACACCTTTGGAATGTTCCAGGGGCGTTGCATAGCCCAAACGGCATCCTTCGATAGGCAAAAGTGCCGAAAGGGCAAGTGAAAGTGGTTTTGCCCTGATCCTCCTTTGCAACCCAAATCTGCATATATCCCGAGTATCCATccagaaaacaaaaatattaatttctcgCAAGTCTCTCGAGTATCTCATCAATGAAAGGCAAGgggaagtgatccttccttgtCTTTTGATTGAGCTTGCGGTAGTCAATACATACTCTCCAGCCGATTTGTAACCTTGTAGCGATCAGTTCCCGGAATTCATTTTCCACCACTTGTATGCCAGACTTCTTGGGTACAACGTGCACTGGACTCACCCATCTACTATCGGACACTGGatatattatgcccaaatccaataGTTTGAGTATCTCCTTCATCACAACTTCCTTCATGGCTGGATTGAGCTTTCTATGGGGGTTTCGGACTGGAGTTGCATCTTCCTCTAGCAATATATGGTGCATACACACTGTAGGGCTTATGCCCTTAATATCAGCTAGGGTCCATCCAATAGCTTCTTTGTATTTACCTAAAGTCTTCTTAACCTTGCTTTCATCTTCTGGTGTTAACTCCGAATTGATGATTACGGGCAAAGTGTCAGTTTCACCCAGAAAAATGTACTTGAGATGCTTGGGTAGAGACTTCAATTCTAGCTTGGGTGCTCTCTAGAGTGAAGGCACCAATCGATCCTCAGCTTTCAGGGTGGGAATGTTCAGAGCTTCTGTGTAGTTGATAACTTCGCTCCATGCATTCAGCATTTTCACCGCCTCTTTTAGTTGTTCCTCCTAAACATCTTCCTCGGTGGTACTGCTCTGAATTACCACATCGAAAGGTTCCCTGAGTGTCGTTCTGGGCAATTTCTCCTCAACAACCCTGCTGATTATATCGACACTTTTTACCATCTCTGTGTCGGCGGGATGCTTCATGGCGTTATATATATCGAAAGTTACTGTCTCTCCCTCGAACTGGCATGTCAATTTTCCCGTATCACAATCGATGCGCGCCCTGGCAGTTTTGAGAAAAGGCCTCCCTAAAAGCATAACTGGGTCGCGTGCTTTTGATTTCCCCATATCAAGGATGTAGAAATCTGCTGCGAAAATCAGTTCCTCCACTTTGACCAAAACGTCCTCCAGTAATCCTTCTGGGTACAAATTTGACCTGTCTGCCAGTTGGATCCCTACTCGGGTAGGTTTCAGCGATCCTATCTCCACATCCTGATACATAGATAAAGGCATAACATTTATGGATGCCCCGACGTCGAGCATTGCCTTATCCACCTTCATGGTCCCTATCACACAAGGAATATAGAACATCCCTGGATCTCCACACTTTATGGGCATATCTCGCTGTAAAACTGTGAATACTGACTCGCCCACCTGGAACTTGGCATCATCAGTGTATTTAACCTTCCGGGTGCAGAGTTCTTTTAGGAATTTGGCACATCTGGGCATAGAGCGTAGTGCGACCAGAAGGGGCATATTGACTTCTACCTTTTTAAAGATTTTCACCAATTCGGTCAATTCTTCTTTTTCCTGTTCTCTGGCCATTCTGCCTGGGAAGGGGATTATGGGCTCAACATGTCTCAATTTTTCTTTGCCTTTTTCTGCTGCTTTCTTCTTAGTTTCCCTTTCTTGAGCTAATTCTTCCTCATCTGCTGACCCCATTCCAACTTCCTCACTAACCTCTGGTTCTTCCTCAGTTTGCTTTCCAACCACCTCGGGTAGTTCCTTACCGTTCCTGAGTGTCACGGCATTTACTTTCTTTACCTCCACTTGGGCAGGAAGTTCCCCCTGTTTGCTTTCCAGGCGAGCTActgcttgggcaagatgtgaCACTTGGGCATTAATATTCAGCATTCCTCCCATTGTCTCCATCATGAACTTTTCGGTTTCTTGCTGGAATTTTACGTGTTGTTGTACCATTTGATGCACAAGCTCTGCCAGGGAGGATCCtcttgcctgttgaggttgttaTGAGTATTGTTGTTGATTACTTGGTTGCCCCTGGCTTTGTCCCAGATAGTTGTTGTTGCCGTACCTGAGATTTTCGTGCTGTCTCCATTCTTGGTTGTTGTATTGTTGCCTATAGGGTTCAAAAGGCTTTTGATTATGTCCCCCATTACTTCCTCCTTGTTGTTGCCCAATAGCATTGACCTCATCGTCCTCGAACAGTTGTGGACATTCATCAGTTGCATGTGAATTTGCCATGCaaagttggcaagttttcacgGACTTTCGGATGCTGGGAATTCCCTGGTTGGGTGTTCCTTGAGTTGTCATGAACTTCTCGAACATGTTGCATAGCTTGCCCAACTTATCATCTTGGGCCGAAGGATTCGAAATTGGTGCGTTTCTGACTATTGTTCCTTCTTCGTCTCTGAAAGCTTCTGCTGCAGATTTGTTCAGGATTGATCCTCCGCAAGCAGCATGTAACCACTGCCTATCTTGCCTTCCAATTCCTCCCACGAAGTACCGAATAAGATCATGGTCCGGTATTtgatgttgtgggcatttggccaaCATTTGTTTGAACCTCCCCCAATACTCGTAGAGGATTTCTCCTGACCCCATCTCGATGTTTCTTATTCGAGTCCTCAAATTCTGGATTCGGGCTTCTGGAAAATACAACTCTAAAAACTTACTCTGCAACTCCTACCAGGTTCTGATGCGTCCTTCAGGCAAATTGTACAGCCACTCCCTCGCTCTTTCTAATAGAGAGAACAGAAAAGTAAGGAGTCGGATGTATACACCAAAGGCTTAGCTTGCAGTGCGCACTGTTCCGCATGCCATCTCGAAATCCTGAAGATGTCTTTAAGGGTCCTCCCTAGTCATATACTGTACTTGGGCAAGATTTGAATCAGTGTATGCTTCAGctcccaatttccagtgatctcCGGTAGCACGATGGCGGAGGGCCGGAGGTTGAGATTGTTTGGAAACATCATATCCCGAAGAGTTTTGTTGGCATTGTCATATACTACTTCTGGGTTTTCCGCcatctctctttcttcttctaaCCCTACGTCTCTGTCTCTCTCGTGCCTCTTGTTCTGCCCTACGTCTGTTCCCGTTGTTCAGTGGTACTAGTCGATCAATCTCCGCGTTGAGCAAAAGATCTTCGTTACCTGCACTCCTGGCACGACGAAGAAACATACAATaaggcaaaactcacactttGATCACAAAAGAAACTtagttccccggcaacggcgccaatttgacgaagccgtcgtttaAGCTTCGcacaaataaaatatcttattcccacaactagactagctagtgataagtccagagtcgaatccacagggaactgagcagtaactcctcctgcaaaGGTATCACTAAAAAGGATTTGTATTCTGAcgggttctgaccacaacgtgcttatgggcagaacagggtttccaactaaattgaaataacaaaggtaaaTGAATCAAATGACAAAACAATCCTGACTTGGGTTtcaatcactaaacatgaactaggcactcgatcattggtaCAAAGATAGATTACTATACTCTCATACCaatggttataggcataagaattatTGTGCCCCTACTGTCACTCGTCACAcacgcaaaaaccccttgcccaatctatcatttcactttatgatcccttagaagttaccactaatggaaatcaactaccctgGGCAACATCCatgctctctgcgatggcctatcgctagttgtgctttgcccagaatgccttaagaattagatagaccaacttgactcttacgcagaTATTTCaccgcagtcacggctccaacactcgttgtactattttggaggtcgatggcatcTCGCCTTTGTCCAAAGTTTACTTGTggccaaaactccctagttaactagtgatcaattaattaaccaagttgttacaaccttattggaatcaaatctagtgtatcgggaacatgctcatacagttgttatgcccaaattaaacctctcgagttaagtatTCAtacttagatcatcttgcccaaatcagaatataaaactagccagacataaagtaaataacaaaagCGAAAGACATGAtgaaaaacaaactaaaaatacttaaagaaataaaagagtgcttacggccaaaagtgccgcaaTGAGCATAAACAAAATAACCTAGAACTACGCCCACAGCCTGGGCAAGCTTGAACTCCAGAACTCGTAATCTAAATGCGCAGCAGCCAGTTTTTCAACACCCTTGGCTTCGACTGATCCTCGGGTGTATATAAGCGCGACTAGGGCAACGGAAGGCCCAGCCCATATTGTTGCGGTCGGATCCATGCAAGGCATGGCGATGCTATCCACTTTCAGACATAGTATCTGGAAGATTTCTTTCCTTTTAGATAAGGCACAGGTTtagccttatcggtctcttctTGGATGCTGCCGCCTTCGGCCCATATCAAGCGCCTACTCTACAATCACGCTTCTTCCGTCTGTTGCGCTTCTCACTTCCTTCTCTATTCTCCTCCTAATGCCTGCTAGCTTCTGTGTGGTACTCTTGGGCATAAAGGGTGGTTTTACCTCCGAATCCCTCTTGCTTCTGGCACATGCCTCTTTCACGGAAGGTGGCAGCAACTCTGACCCCTAAAGCACCTTCTGCCCACATGCGAGCCCTGCCAAAgcactacgccctcccaggcgaccaaacaacacaaaataaaagaaaacgactctatctagacctaaaacagactTGAAAATAGAGCACAATCTTGGGCTCATCACCTGGGCAAGTCGACAGCCCAAGAGCCAGAGCTGCCCGGAAGCGGTCCTGAAGACCGGACCACCGTTCTGATATACCCCGTCTCTACTATGGAGGGGCAGGAATATTATGAACAGATGTTAGCCCAGTTTCACCCGGATGATCAAGACATCGCCTGCGAGTTCTCGAGTAAGGCGTTGGCTGAATCACTGAGTCACACCTATATGACAGTATATTTTTCTCTCATCCCTTGgtgtttttgtgttttttttttctttttacctgTTTACTTAACCCTTTGCTAATTCTCAAGAAGAGGCTCAGAAGACCGAGGCTCTACGCAGGGTGAAGCTTTTTGATGAAGTAGAGAGGAGCCTGCATCAGGCCAGGACTGCATTGGCCCTTAAAGGGATGGAAGCCTCCCAACTGGTGGCAGAGCTGGATCATGCTCAGGCCAGACTTACAGAACTGGAG
This region of Salvia miltiorrhiza cultivar Shanhuang (shh) unplaced genomic scaffold, IMPLAD_Smil_shh original_scaffold_273_2, whole genome shotgun sequence genomic DNA includes:
- the LOC131003830 gene encoding uncharacterized protein LOC131003830 — encoded protein: MGGMLNINAQVSHLAQAVARLESKQGELPAQVEVKKVNAVTLRNGKELPEVVGKQTEEEPEVSEEVGMGSADEEELAQERETKKKAAEKGKEKLRHVEPIIPFPGRMAREQEKEELTELVKIFKKVEVNMPLLVALRSMPRCAKFLKELCTRKVKYTDDAKFQVGESVFTVLQRDMPIKCGDPGMFYIPCVIGTMKVDKAMLDVGASINVMPLSMYQDVEIGSLKPTRVGIQLADRSNLYPEGLLEDVLVKVEELIFAADFYILDMGKSKARDPVMLLGRPFLKTARARIDCDTGKLTCQFEGETVTFDIYNAMKHPADTEMVKSVDIISRVVEEKLPRTTLREPFDVRAPKLELKSLPKHLKYIFLGETDTLPVIINSELTPEDESKVKKTLGKYKEAIGWTLADIKGISPTVCMHHILLEEDATPVRNPHRKLNPAMKEVVMKEILKLLDLGIIYPVSDSRWVSPVHVVPKKSGIQVVENEFRELIATRLQIGWRIWVAKEDQGKTTFTCPFGTFAYRRMPFGLCNAPGTFQRCMMSIFSDLLKNCIEVFMDDFTVYGETFDSCLANLEKVLQRCVDKSLVLNYEKCHFKVESCDASGYAIGAVLGQKRGKESHVIYYASKTLNGAQISYSTTEKEMLAVVFAFEKFRSYLLGGKTTVDTDHAALKYLLAKKESKPRLIRWVLFLQEFDVEIKDKAGAQNQVADHLSRIVRKKEGEPIKEMFPDEQLFYAQGRREYRWYADLCNYLCSGYIPPGYTYAQKKKLTKESREYIWDEPYLWKQCGNQMLRRCIPQEEQGSILEFCHSKECGGHFGHKRTVAKVLECGFYWPTIFKDSYMALQELPSVPKRRKHNQKE